A DNA window from Capnocytophaga sp. ARDL2 contains the following coding sequences:
- a CDS encoding sodium:solute symporter, with product MSIIDWSILLITLLFTIIYGTVKSLRNQSINDYVMGDRQTDWFTIGMSVMATQASAITFLSTPGQAYHDGMGFIQFYFGLPLAVIVICVFFVPVYHKLKVYTAYEYLEKRFDKKTRTLASLGFLIQRSIGTGVTIYAPAIILHATLGWNFSLLVLCIGVAITVYTFFGGTKALNITQKQQAFVMFLGLVVIFFYIVFNLSDETDFNNALALANVEGKLNLLDFSFSFTERYTLWNGILGGFFMMLAYFGTDQSQVGRYLSGKSLGHIQKGLVINGLFKIPVQFFILLTGVMIFIFFHYEKAPLHFNPVNTQKVLNSPLQNEYQYMQMQLSYLQDEKKEIATIYSGQLNQGFNNPMLEMKLKMLHNEEKHIREEAKKIIKTVDHQAETNDKDFVFIYYVINYLPIGLVGLLLAIVFSAALSSASAGVYALAYTSSLDLYKSYVPNKSKKHYLKMTRLSVLIWGGLSILAASIINYFENLIQLVNIIGSIFYGSILGVFLIGFFVKYCQAFSVFYAGLFAQIAVIVLFCLNVISYLWLVIFGTLLTMLIALVLEFLRRRIK from the coding sequence ATGAGTATTATAGACTGGAGTATTTTGTTGATTACTTTACTTTTTACCATAATTTATGGTACAGTAAAGTCATTAAGAAATCAATCCATAAATGATTATGTTATGGGCGATAGACAAACCGATTGGTTTACCATTGGAATGTCTGTCATGGCTACTCAGGCGAGTGCGATTACATTTTTATCCACACCGGGTCAGGCGTATCACGATGGAATGGGGTTTATTCAGTTTTATTTTGGTTTGCCTCTGGCTGTGATTGTGATTTGTGTATTTTTTGTGCCAGTTTATCATAAATTGAAAGTATATACGGCTTATGAATACCTTGAAAAAAGATTTGATAAAAAAACTCGTACACTTGCATCACTTGGATTTCTCATTCAACGAAGCATAGGAACAGGAGTTACCATTTATGCACCTGCAATAATTTTGCACGCAACCTTGGGATGGAATTTTTCATTATTGGTGTTATGTATTGGTGTTGCTATCACTGTTTATACTTTTTTCGGAGGTACTAAAGCACTGAATATTACGCAAAAGCAACAAGCCTTTGTTATGTTTTTAGGGTTGGTTGTCATCTTTTTTTACATAGTATTCAATTTGTCTGATGAAACAGATTTCAACAATGCATTGGCATTGGCAAATGTAGAAGGAAAGCTGAACCTATTAGATTTTTCATTTAGTTTTACTGAAAGATATACGCTTTGGAATGGGATATTAGGAGGATTTTTTATGATGTTGGCATATTTTGGAACTGATCAATCACAGGTAGGTAGATATCTTTCTGGAAAATCCTTAGGACATATACAAAAAGGCTTAGTTATCAATGGATTGTTTAAAATACCTGTACAGTTTTTTATATTGTTGACAGGTGTTATGATTTTTATCTTTTTTCATTATGAAAAAGCTCCCTTACATTTCAATCCTGTAAATACACAAAAAGTATTGAATAGTCCTTTGCAAAATGAATATCAATATATGCAGATGCAATTGAGTTATTTGCAAGATGAAAAAAAAGAAATTGCAACTATTTATTCTGGACAGCTCAATCAGGGATTTAATAATCCGATGCTGGAAATGAAGTTGAAAATGCTACATAACGAAGAAAAACATATACGCGAAGAAGCTAAAAAAATAATTAAGACTGTTGACCATCAAGCAGAAACTAATGATAAAGATTTTGTGTTTATATACTATGTAATCAATTACTTACCAATAGGTTTGGTAGGTTTGTTATTAGCGATTGTTTTTAGTGCAGCGTTGTCGTCGGCATCGGCAGGGGTGTATGCTTTGGCATATACCTCTTCATTGGATTTGTACAAGTCGTATGTACCCAACAAGAGTAAAAAACACTATTTGAAAATGACCAGACTCTCTGTATTGATTTGGGGAGGTTTGTCTATTTTGGCAGCAAGTATAATCAATTATTTTGAAAATTTGATTCAGTTGGTAAACATCATTGGTTCTATTTTTTATGGATCTATTTTAGGAGTGTTTCTCATCGGATTTTTTGTTAAATATTGTCAAGCGTTTTCAGTGTTTTATGCTGGATTATTTGCACAAATAGCGGTGATCGTTTTGTTTTGTCTAAATGTTATCAGTTATTTATGGTTAGTAATTTTTGGAACACTATTAACGATGCTTATTGCATTAGTTTTAGAGTTTTTAAGGAGAAGGATTAAATAA
- a CDS encoding mechanosensitive ion channel domain-containing protein encodes MKEFFIKHTEQFIITAIVIVIYYIIRFLTKKIIDKFATSYHRTDKRSKMIFKYINGMVMFFASTAVLLVWGIEPLKAFTFLSSIIAFVGVALFAQWSVLSNFTAGIIMFFSFPYKIGDRILIHDKDFPFEAIIDDIKTFHTILITDNGERICYPNNLFLQKSVEVKEE; translated from the coding sequence ATGAAAGAATTTTTTATAAAACATACAGAACAATTCATCATCACGGCGATAGTGATTGTAATTTATTACATCATCCGATTTTTGACAAAGAAAATTATTGACAAATTTGCTACTTCTTATCATCGTACAGACAAACGCAGTAAGATGATTTTTAAGTATATCAATGGAATGGTGATGTTTTTTGCCTCAACTGCGGTTTTGTTGGTATGGGGTATTGAGCCCTTGAAAGCATTTACTTTTTTGAGTTCGATTATTGCTTTTGTGGGAGTAGCCTTGTTTGCACAATGGTCTGTATTGAGTAATTTTACAGCAGGAATCATTATGTTTTTTTCGTTTCCCTATAAAATTGGAGACAGAATATTGATACATGACAAAGATTTTCCCTTTGAAGCAATTATCGATGACATCAAAACTTTTCACACGATATTAATCACAGATAATGGCGAGCGAATTTGCTATCCCAACAATTTGTTTTTGCAAAAATCTGTAGAAGTTAAAGAAGAGTAG
- a CDS encoding Maf family nucleotide pyrophosphatase, with product MKLKEINQKYTVKLASQSPRRQQFLRDLGVDFQLVKIDIEENYPSHLQKEEITDFLCQLKAEHADFTNENDVIITCDTIVWHDGKALGKPKNADEAFEIISSMSGKTHSVVSSVCMKSKEKIVVFHESTEVSFSQLTDEDIRYYIETYRPFDKAGAYGIQEWIGLIGIEKINGSYTNVVGMPMEKLYKHLINWDK from the coding sequence ATGAAGCTAAAAGAAATTAATCAAAAATATACAGTGAAATTGGCGTCTCAATCTCCACGAAGACAGCAGTTTTTGCGTGATTTGGGGGTGGATTTTCAATTGGTAAAAATAGATATAGAGGAAAACTATCCTTCTCATTTACAAAAAGAAGAAATCACCGATTTTTTATGTCAGTTGAAAGCCGAACATGCCGATTTTACTAATGAAAACGATGTGATTATTACTTGTGATACCATTGTTTGGCACGATGGCAAAGCCTTGGGAAAACCAAAAAATGCCGATGAGGCTTTTGAGATTATTTCATCTATGTCTGGCAAAACACACAGTGTGGTGAGTTCGGTTTGTATGAAATCTAAGGAAAAAATCGTAGTATTTCACGAAAGTACAGAAGTGTCGTTTAGCCAATTGACAGATGAAGATATTCGATACTATATTGAAACTTATCGTCCGTTTGACAAAGCAGGAGCATACGGTATCCAAGAATGGATAGGATTGATTGGAATCGAAAAAATTAATGGGAGTTATACCAATGTAGTAGGAATGCCGATGGAAAAATTATACAAACATTTGATAAATTGGGATAAATGA
- a CDS encoding KdsC family phosphatase, with protein sequence MSYKHTLNNISTFIFDVDGVLTDGSILVTEEGQLLRSMNIKDGFAIKTAIDKGYTVVIISGGTNEGVRVRLNKLGVQEVHLGVKDKIKVLNEIAEKYKISFDEMLYMGDDIPDIEPMNECALPSCPQDAVAEVKAVAQYISHKEGGKGAVRDVIEQVMKVQGKW encoded by the coding sequence ATGAGTTATAAACATACACTAAATAATATTTCCACTTTTATATTTGATGTCGATGGCGTATTGACCGACGGCAGTATTTTGGTTACAGAAGAAGGACAGTTGTTGCGCTCGATGAATATCAAAGACGGTTTTGCAATAAAAACGGCGATCGATAAAGGATATACCGTTGTGATTATTTCGGGTGGAACCAACGAGGGTGTGCGTGTACGCTTAAATAAATTGGGGGTGCAAGAAGTACATCTTGGCGTTAAAGACAAAATCAAGGTTTTGAACGAAATAGCTGAAAAATACAAGATTTCTTTTGACGAAATGCTGTATATGGGCGACGATATTCCAGATATCGAGCCAATGAACGAGTGTGCGTTGCCTTCATGTCCGCAAGATGCCGTAGCCGAAGTAAAAGCGGTGGCTCAGTATATTTCGCACAAAGAAGGTGGAAAAGGTGCTGTTCGTGATGTGATAGAACAAGTGATGAAAGTGCAAGGAAAATGGTAA
- a CDS encoding Rossmann-like and DUF2520 domain-containing protein translates to MKTINLVGYGNVGQHIANMFSHLTDFQLQAVYTRTPIEQENLPFENVLSLDEMPFADLTIISVKDDAIAEISTQLPYKDSLVVHTSGSQPMEILSSKNRKGVWYPLQTFSKEKTINYAEISFFLEVEYERDRQIIEHFTKSISSSYCFLNSQQRKQLHITAVFACNFVNHLWTISEDIASKNQIPFQFLHPLIKETVDKIQYLSPKQAQTGPAVRKDLTVIEKHLQTIENESYKEIYKLLTNSIIQTHEL, encoded by the coding sequence ATGAAAACAATCAATCTTGTTGGCTATGGAAATGTTGGACAACATATTGCAAATATGTTTTCACATCTCACGGATTTTCAATTACAAGCGGTTTATACTCGAACACCGATTGAACAGGAAAATTTGCCTTTTGAAAATGTTCTTTCATTAGATGAAATGCCTTTTGCAGATCTTACGATTATCTCTGTAAAAGACGATGCAATTGCTGAGATTTCAACACAATTGCCCTACAAAGATTCGTTGGTTGTGCATACTTCGGGTTCTCAACCTATGGAAATTTTATCTTCAAAAAATAGGAAAGGGGTTTGGTATCCTTTGCAGACATTTTCAAAGGAAAAAACAATAAATTACGCAGAAATTTCTTTTTTTTTAGAAGTTGAATATGAAAGAGATAGACAGATTATCGAACATTTTACAAAATCGATTAGTTCGTCGTATTGTTTTCTCAATTCTCAACAAAGAAAGCAACTGCATATAACCGCTGTTTTTGCTTGTAATTTTGTCAATCATTTGTGGACGATTAGCGAAGATATTGCTTCTAAAAACCAAATTCCTTTTCAGTTTTTACATCCTCTAATCAAGGAAACGGTAGATAAAATACAATATCTTTCACCCAAACAAGCACAGACTGGTCCTGCGGTGAGAAAAGATTTGACAGTGATAGAAAAACATTTACAAACGATTGAAAACGAATCGTATAAAGAAATATATAAACTATTGACAAATTCTATTATTCAAACACATGAGTTATAA
- a CDS encoding TlpA family protein disulfide reductase — protein MLFGKDDSVLDTLFLNENNQFHKCFSDYQEGMYVMKYENFIKYIYFENNDSIYLNANAQDFHNLTSFHGRGNEKNNFLFELFAITFENNNSYQDIFQENYNNFMKSVDSVKLEKEKLYQKRKGEISWNNEFDQYAKALIDYVYFTRLEAYSFIRKRYKHLENDPLPKNYFDFRKKVNFNEEKFSNYLPFTHYLTMLMTSISYEKNVTEPLEKGLLRLQIVDSMIDNQKVKERILSDLAFMYMLEDQNVERNNEFMKHYLSIAKDQLKIDEIENLNKCIASFENHEKLKDFEFRSVEGKSFYLLPTIQKPTLIFFWSSYMLGHLNTSTERIKELKKRHLNLDVVAINVDNDPNVLQKYKGIFQKDFRYIQAKHFNELKKDWVILKLNRAIYIDKDGTVKKGFVNMQKETIQLD, from the coding sequence TTGCTATTTGGAAAGGATGATAGTGTGCTGGATACTTTGTTTTTAAACGAAAATAATCAGTTTCACAAATGTTTTTCAGATTATCAAGAGGGAATGTATGTGATGAAATACGAAAACTTTATCAAATACATTTATTTTGAAAACAACGATAGCATCTATTTAAATGCAAATGCTCAAGATTTTCATAATCTAACTTCATTTCACGGTAGAGGCAACGAAAAAAACAATTTTTTGTTTGAATTATTTGCGATAACCTTCGAAAATAACAATTCGTATCAAGATATTTTTCAAGAAAATTATAACAATTTTATGAAATCGGTCGATTCTGTAAAATTGGAAAAAGAAAAATTATACCAGAAACGTAAAGGTGAAATTTCATGGAATAATGAATTTGATCAATATGCAAAAGCCTTGATAGATTATGTATATTTCACTCGTTTGGAAGCCTATTCTTTTATTCGTAAAAGGTACAAACATTTGGAAAACGACCCTTTGCCTAAAAACTATTTCGACTTTAGGAAAAAAGTAAATTTCAACGAAGAGAAATTTTCAAATTATCTGCCGTTTACCCATTATTTAACCATGTTGATGACTTCGATTTCCTACGAAAAAAATGTAACCGAGCCATTGGAAAAAGGATTGTTGCGTTTGCAAATTGTGGATTCGATGATTGACAATCAAAAGGTAAAAGAACGCATTTTGAGTGATTTGGCTTTTATGTATATGTTGGAAGATCAGAATGTGGAAAGAAATAATGAATTTATGAAACACTATCTTTCAATCGCAAAAGATCAGTTGAAAATCGATGAAATTGAAAATCTCAACAAATGTATTGCGTCGTTTGAAAATCATGAAAAACTAAAAGATTTTGAGTTTCGCTCGGTTGAAGGTAAATCGTTTTACCTGTTGCCAACTATCCAAAAACCTACACTCATTTTCTTCTGGAGTAGCTATATGTTGGGACATTTGAATACAAGTACCGAACGAATCAAAGAGTTGAAAAAAAGGCACCTAAACCTTGATGTAGTTGCTATCAATGTGGACAACGACCCTAATGTATTGCAAAAATACAAAGGGATTTTCCAAAAAGATTTTCGTTACATTCAGGCAAAACATTTTAACGAATTGAAAAAAGATTGGGTGATATTAAAACTCAATCGTGCCATTTATATCGACAAAGATGGTACAGTAAAAAAAGGTTTTGTAAATATGCAAAAAGAAACTATTCAACTCGATTAA
- a CDS encoding metal-dependent hydrolase → MDSFTQIVLGASVAYLTLPKQMGKHRLWIGALFGTIPDLDVWIARVFYSDPLTEVMIHRGFSHSIVFFVLLSVFSAYFLRKIVIFHHISFKTLFYSLFVILFTHSLLDIFTTWGTQLFWPFADKLSLHSIFVIDPLYSLPLTFGLWMSIKKTNQTYNRIGLISSTAYLISTLLIQKYIEIKVNDKFTNQKVVSMVAKPTAMNTILWNVIVETDEKFYLTQVHIFDKSIEPFLSFDKNHEYLKEVSLPLKKQLKNITQGQYTVEKSSQGLVVNDMRFGLLKNEESDHQFAFSYLLNEENGIWNVKEQPKKNRDGKELLKKISIRIMNPLK, encoded by the coding sequence ATGGATTCATTTACACAAATAGTTTTAGGAGCATCTGTCGCCTATTTGACTTTGCCTAAGCAAATGGGCAAACACCGCTTGTGGATTGGTGCATTGTTTGGTACGATTCCCGATTTAGACGTTTGGATTGCTCGTGTTTTTTACTCAGACCCATTGACAGAAGTTATGATTCACAGAGGGTTTAGTCATTCCATAGTGTTTTTTGTACTTTTGAGTGTTTTTTCTGCTTATTTTTTACGGAAAATTGTAATCTTTCATCACATATCGTTCAAAACACTATTCTATTCATTGTTTGTGATATTGTTTACCCATTCATTGTTGGATATATTTACTACTTGGGGAACACAATTATTTTGGCCGTTTGCAGACAAATTGAGTTTGCATTCTATTTTTGTAATAGATCCGTTATACAGTTTACCTTTGACCTTTGGATTGTGGATGTCTATAAAAAAAACAAATCAGACTTATAATAGGATAGGATTAATTAGTAGTACGGCTTATTTGATTTCTACTTTATTGATACAGAAGTATATTGAAATAAAAGTAAATGATAAGTTTACAAATCAAAAAGTTGTTTCTATGGTTGCAAAACCTACAGCTATGAATACTATTTTGTGGAATGTGATAGTAGAAACAGATGAAAAGTTTTATTTAACGCAAGTGCATATTTTTGATAAATCCATCGAACCGTTTTTGTCGTTTGATAAAAATCATGAATATTTAAAAGAAGTTTCTTTGCCATTGAAAAAACAATTGAAAAATATCACACAAGGACAATATACAGTGGAAAAATCATCGCAAGGATTGGTTGTAAATGATATGAGATTTGGTTTGTTGAAAAATGAAGAATCAGATCATCAATTTGCTTTTTCGTATTTGTTGAATGAAGAAAACGGAATTTGGAATGTAAAAGAGCAACCAAAGAAAAACAGAGATGGAAAGGAATTGTTGAAGAAAATTTCGATTAGGATAATGAATCCATTAAAATAA
- a CDS encoding outer membrane protein assembly factor BamD — MKKWYAIVLFSAYLVGCNTYQNALKVDDSMYKNEVADQLFEQKKYKKAINLYAQVFSKEKWDQKLASTYYKYGKSLYLVERYELSSAFLKGYNNNFPLSPFREETMYLEAMSDYHLSDDYSQDQSNTIGAIAKFENYLAQFPEGENAEKATQAISELKGKIEKKAYEAAKLYNQIGEYTRDYNAAIVALDNFLLDYPGSKYKEDALFYKFDSGYRLAMNSVQHKKEERLKNAISLYESLISFNESTKYKSQADDMIKRVQNELKQFSK, encoded by the coding sequence ATGAAAAAATGGTATGCAATAGTATTGTTTTCAGCGTATTTGGTTGGTTGTAATACCTATCAAAACGCTTTGAAAGTTGATGACTCTATGTATAAAAACGAAGTAGCGGATCAACTGTTTGAACAAAAAAAATATAAAAAAGCCATTAATCTCTATGCTCAAGTGTTTAGCAAAGAAAAATGGGATCAAAAATTGGCTTCTACTTATTACAAATACGGTAAATCTTTGTATTTAGTAGAAAGATATGAGCTGTCAAGTGCTTTTCTTAAAGGATACAACAACAATTTTCCTTTGAGTCCATTTAGAGAAGAAACCATGTATTTAGAGGCAATGTCTGATTATCACTTATCAGACGATTATTCGCAAGACCAATCCAATACAATCGGAGCTATTGCAAAATTTGAAAATTATTTAGCTCAATTTCCCGAAGGTGAAAATGCTGAAAAAGCAACACAAGCAATTAGCGAACTCAAAGGAAAAATAGAGAAAAAAGCCTACGAAGCAGCAAAGTTGTACAACCAAATTGGTGAATACACACGCGATTACAATGCCGCTATTGTCGCTTTGGACAATTTTCTTTTAGATTATCCAGGATCAAAATATAAAGAAGATGCCTTGTTTTACAAATTTGATTCTGGTTACCGTTTGGCAATGAATAGTGTACAACATAAAAAAGAAGAGCGATTGAAAAACGCAATTTCTTTGTATGAATCACTCATTTCATTCAACGAATCTACAAAATACAAGTCGCAAGCTGACGATATGATTAAAAGAGTACAAAACGAATTGAAACAATTTTCTAAATAG
- a CDS encoding DNA-directed RNA polymerase subunit omega, which produces MNLKKSKAPVNTVTYNRDAVEEATGNIYEAITIIAKRASQINTEIKKELVDKLDEFATYSDSLEEIFENKEQIEVSKYYEKLPKPQALAVEEWLNGEIAYRENKKQ; this is translated from the coding sequence ATGAATTTAAAAAAGAGTAAAGCACCAGTAAACACGGTAACTTACAACAGAGATGCTGTAGAAGAAGCTACAGGAAATATCTACGAAGCAATCACAATTATCGCAAAAAGAGCAAGCCAAATCAACACCGAAATTAAAAAAGAATTGGTGGACAAATTGGACGAATTTGCTACTTACAGCGATAGCTTGGAGGAAATTTTTGAAAATAAAGAGCAAATCGAAGTGTCTAAATACTACGAAAAATTGCCAAAACCTCAAGCATTGGCTGTTGAAGAATGGTTAAACGGCGAAATTGCTTACAGAGAAAACAAAAAACAATAA
- the coaBC gene encoding bifunctional phosphopantothenoylcysteine decarboxylase/phosphopantothenate--cysteine ligase CoaBC yields the protein MVLSGKKIVLGITGGIAAYKTPILIRQFIKAGAEVKVIMTSAAASFVSPLVLATLSKNDVITDFTSENNDWNNHVELALWADAIIFAPLTLNNLGKMANGLCDEFLQAVYFSAKCPVFFAPAMDLDMYQHPTTEQNINLLKSFGNIEIEAEEGELASGLIGKGRMAEPETIFQSVVDFFTQKQTLTDKHFLITAGPTYEAIDPVRFVGNHSTGKMGYDLALEAANQGAKVILVSGPSYLKINHPNVQLIKIQSAQQMLEICEQNFPTTDVFIAAAAVADYRPKNIATQKIKKNKDSFIIELEKNPDVLATLGNKKTHQFVVGFALETENEIENAKGKIQRKNLDLIVLNSLNDKGAGFGHPTNKVTFIDRKMNIFPQELKSKKEVAKDIINQIINYYEK from the coding sequence ATGGTTTTAAGCGGTAAAAAAATAGTACTGGGTATAACTGGTGGTATCGCCGCCTATAAAACCCCAATCTTGATTAGACAATTTATAAAAGCAGGTGCAGAAGTCAAAGTAATAATGACTTCTGCAGCTGCTTCTTTTGTTTCTCCTCTCGTGTTGGCTACACTTTCCAAAAACGATGTCATCACTGATTTTACTTCAGAAAACAACGATTGGAACAATCATGTTGAACTCGCTCTTTGGGCTGATGCTATCATTTTTGCTCCACTCACTCTCAACAATTTGGGCAAAATGGCTAATGGCTTGTGCGACGAATTTCTTCAAGCCGTTTACTTTTCTGCCAAATGTCCAGTGTTTTTTGCTCCTGCAATGGATTTGGATATGTACCAACATCCAACTACTGAGCAAAATATCAACTTGCTAAAATCTTTTGGAAATATCGAAATCGAAGCCGAAGAAGGCGAATTAGCCTCTGGATTGATTGGTAAAGGTCGAATGGCAGAACCTGAAACGATTTTTCAATCGGTGGTAGATTTTTTTACTCAAAAACAGACACTTACTGATAAACATTTCCTCATTACCGCTGGTCCAACCTACGAAGCTATAGACCCTGTGCGTTTTGTAGGTAATCATTCTACAGGAAAAATGGGCTATGATTTGGCATTAGAAGCTGCCAATCAAGGTGCAAAAGTTATCTTGGTTTCTGGCCCCTCTTACCTAAAAATCAATCATCCAAATGTGCAATTAATCAAAATTCAATCGGCTCAGCAAATGTTGGAAATATGTGAACAAAATTTCCCAACTACTGATGTATTTATTGCAGCTGCAGCTGTAGCTGATTATCGACCAAAAAATATTGCAACCCAAAAAATTAAGAAAAACAAAGATTCATTTATCATAGAATTAGAAAAAAATCCCGATGTTTTGGCTACCTTAGGCAATAAAAAAACACATCAATTTGTGGTGGGATTTGCCTTGGAAACCGAAAATGAAATCGAAAATGCCAAAGGAAAAATTCAAAGAAAAAATCTAGATCTGATTGTCCTCAATTCGCTCAACGACAAAGGAGCAGGTTTTGGACATCCTACTAATAAGGTAACTTTTATCGATAGGAAAATGAATATTTTTCCTCAGGAATTAAAATCAAAAAAAGAAGTTGCCAAAGATATTATCAACCAAATCATCAATTATTATGAAAAATAA
- a CDS encoding DUF4835 family protein, with product MKNKWIFSVIVLIFSGVSYAQELNCNVVINHDKLAQSNTQIFKALESSVRDFMNNTKFTSYEFATNEKIDCQLIFNIVGYENNSFTTTLTVGSSRPIYNSNYNSPVFSYSEEGVVFRYIEFEPIVYSENAYTSELAALLSFYANLFIGLDGDTFAANGGTENLNKARAIMQFAQANGGSGWQQGSSTNNRYYLITDILSTQFSSYRQALYQYHINGIDLLASEPERAKKNMNNAFKLLNNNHNTRPNNLTNQLFFNAKADEIINIYSGGPEFDKKELVELLNKINPGNSMKWYRL from the coding sequence ATGAAAAATAAATGGATTTTTAGTGTAATTGTTCTCATCTTTTCAGGAGTATCTTATGCTCAAGAATTGAATTGCAATGTAGTAATCAATCACGACAAATTAGCTCAGTCCAATACTCAAATTTTCAAGGCATTGGAATCTTCTGTGCGTGATTTTATGAACAATACAAAGTTTACTTCGTACGAGTTCGCTACAAATGAAAAAATCGACTGTCAATTGATTTTCAACATTGTAGGCTACGAAAACAATAGCTTTACAACCACATTGACGGTTGGTTCATCACGCCCTATCTACAATAGCAATTACAACTCTCCAGTGTTTTCGTATAGCGAAGAAGGTGTAGTATTTCGTTATATAGAATTTGAACCTATTGTGTATTCCGAAAATGCCTATACCTCTGAATTGGCTGCCCTCCTATCTTTTTATGCCAATCTTTTTATAGGTCTGGATGGAGATACATTTGCTGCTAATGGTGGAACAGAAAATCTGAACAAAGCACGAGCAATCATGCAATTTGCACAGGCAAACGGAGGATCAGGTTGGCAACAAGGTTCATCAACCAACAACAGATATTATTTAATAACTGATATATTATCAACGCAATTTTCGAGTTATCGTCAAGCCTTATATCAATATCATATCAACGGAATCGATTTGTTGGCAAGCGAACCAGAAAGAGCGAAAAAGAATATGAATAACGCATTCAAATTGCTAAACAACAATCACAACACCAGACCAAACAACCTTACTAACCAATTGTTTTTCAATGCAAAAGCAGATGAAATCATCAATATATATTCAGGAGGACCAGAATTTGATAAAAAAGAATTGGTAGAATTATTAAATAAAATCAACCCTGGTAACAGTATGAAATGGTACCGTTTGTAG